One genomic window of Actinomycetota bacterium includes the following:
- a CDS encoding divalent-cation tolerance protein CutA, whose translation MTEFIQVITTVDDESKAKEIQNILVQKRAAACAQVFGPILSCFWWEGKIEQAIEWVCVAKLKFENYEKAENLIKENHPYDVPEIVAIPISSGNIDYLNWIKSETKF comes from the coding sequence ATGACTGAATTTATTCAAGTAATAACAACTGTAGACGATGAAAGTAAAGCGAAAGAAATTCAAAATATATTGGTTCAGAAACGAGCAGCAGCATGTGCCCAGGTTTTTGGTCCAATATTGAGTTGTTTTTGGTGGGAGGGGAAAATTGAGCAAGCTATAGAATGGGTGTGTGTTGCTAAGTTAAAATTTGAGAATTATGAAAAAGCTGAAAATCTTATTAAAGAAAATCACCCTTATGATGTTCCTGAAATAGTAGCAATTCCAATCTCTTCGGGAAATATAGATTACCTAAATTGGATTAAAAGTGAAACAAAATTTTAA